The Brachyspira hyodysenteriae ATCC 27164 genome includes a window with the following:
- a CDS encoding AsmA family protein yields the protein MKNFFKKKEKTEISSEQENKDNNKKKRRFKKRYIPLILLFLIVVGIAGARIYFNNERMKNLIENIVYSATNRKLEIGDFKYGLLFPKVEMSNVVLYNSDNFNNEENIKIDNFRLKFSLFSLFFLKLHVQDLSIDNLYVYMFTDESGNWNLPDMPPSEPKEEDTNKEPFDFSKLDFLKLKADVENIRINNLALKADSKSFLTNVPNNGLIASLSNYNLHLDLHTKRFSLSQVMGISAPEVLKDIYLKSFISNSLAYNDSSIFFNDNPLFNLDVSYPKNPDGTENKDEIIITFDFEIDDPNFSYNGKKRDDMQFAAHFLARYNIRTQSVSIENLSSELLNDEILKVIASANQIFSGNIGVNLDTLYARLNLDKINGLAAMFVPSLGINMSGMVNVDADKSSGTINNLTNTINVVLDKINFSMGDTIAVNNLNSRTKLNFTFNPNNISREDIKLDHNTTIDRVTALKLYRFSNTDVSFRVLSSLDGALGVLPAINDPNKKSDTVLYIDNVSSKYINSDIKVNGAVKFDDPTDLNINVTSLPIANFSGGLARGSLNLDVHVFGQMINDINTTVNGIIRNFSYNLNGEVSSTATAKLNVLANADLLSQDVKVTELNFDLDNFLNFRSNLDLEGLGLKGGFVNISTLRIAPYAMKNWLSTKLSEILDSLPFEDDIKMTSALGYNLSLDDKFATVTNFSTFYVTEKQYKLQDVTMKVDADVNFGENLYADIREFNLQSPTNKLLVHVNGYFTPIIKNADLNYNVGLDTDNLYLPFGIEIGGLFNVNGNLKNNIADGVFKTDKFFANMDSPDKMSIVLKGLTSNIDYHFDLTPTDNEVTATATRYTPLIEQIPNVFFEQLRVYLKVTPFIDDSIRLRDFSSYVKVQGHGLTIQDLKSSIYIGGEKFDDNLFLTSISNNTAPRRGAIHLPWLNVDLGSFNTSTIKYDMRVLASDINFKYLLAPENREKINDEKLLVNLTADIAGVGVSPLNNIRPTTFFVGISKMSTEFSKFLIEMIRPINPGISTVENIVQFGYDPNSVEFSISANKVFTTFYFRDQNLDKPNQQKQQLIAFEGDKFGLEPMPFSDVISYLEGGN from the coding sequence ATGAAGAATTTTTTTAAGAAAAAAGAAAAAACTGAAATATCATCAGAACAAGAGAATAAAGATAACAATAAGAAAAAAAGAAGATTCAAAAAAAGATATATACCTTTGATACTTCTTTTTTTAATTGTTGTAGGCATTGCCGGAGCTAGAATATATTTCAATAATGAAAGAATGAAAAATCTTATTGAAAATATAGTATATTCTGCTACTAATAGAAAATTGGAAATAGGCGATTTTAAATACGGATTATTATTTCCAAAAGTAGAAATGAGCAATGTTGTGCTTTATAATTCTGATAACTTTAATAATGAAGAAAATATAAAGATAGATAATTTTAGATTAAAATTTTCACTTTTTTCTTTATTCTTTTTAAAGCTTCATGTTCAGGATTTGAGTATAGATAATTTATATGTCTATATGTTTACAGACGAAAGCGGAAATTGGAATTTGCCGGATATGCCTCCGTCAGAGCCTAAAGAAGAAGATACTAATAAAGAGCCTTTTGATTTCAGCAAACTTGATTTTCTTAAATTAAAAGCTGATGTGGAAAATATTAGAATAAATAATTTAGCATTAAAAGCAGACAGCAAATCATTTTTAACTAATGTACCTAATAACGGACTTATAGCTAGTTTAAGTAATTATAATCTTCATTTGGACTTGCATACAAAAAGATTTTCATTATCTCAGGTGATGGGTATATCTGCTCCTGAGGTTTTGAAAGATATTTATTTGAAAAGTTTTATAAGTAATAGCTTAGCGTATAATGACAGCAGTATTTTCTTTAATGATAATCCTTTATTTAATTTGGATGTATCATATCCTAAAAATCCTGATGGTACAGAAAATAAAGATGAGATAATAATAACATTCGATTTTGAAATAGACGATCCTAATTTTAGTTATAATGGTAAAAAACGTGATGATATGCAGTTTGCGGCACATTTTCTTGCCAGATATAATATAAGAACTCAAAGCGTATCTATAGAAAATTTATCTTCAGAACTTTTGAATGATGAAATATTAAAGGTTATAGCTTCTGCAAATCAAATATTCAGCGGAAATATAGGGGTTAATTTAGATACATTATATGCAAGACTTAATTTAGATAAAATAAATGGTTTAGCGGCTATGTTTGTACCTTCTTTAGGTATAAATATGAGCGGTATGGTCAATGTGGATGCAGATAAAAGCAGCGGCACTATAAATAATTTAACTAATACAATTAATGTTGTGCTTGATAAAATAAATTTCTCTATGGGAGATACTATAGCTGTAAATAATCTTAATTCAAGAACAAAATTGAATTTTACTTTTAATCCTAATAATATTTCAAGAGAAGATATAAAATTAGATCATAATACAACTATTGATAGAGTAACAGCATTAAAATTATATAGATTTAGCAATACAGATGTATCATTTAGAGTTTTATCATCTTTGGATGGGGCATTAGGAGTTCTTCCTGCTATTAATGATCCTAATAAGAAAAGCGATACTGTTCTTTATATTGATAATGTATCTTCAAAATATATTAATTCTGATATAAAAGTTAATGGTGCAGTAAAGTTTGATGATCCTACAGATTTAAATATAAATGTAACATCATTGCCTATTGCTAATTTCTCAGGAGGACTTGCAAGAGGTTCTCTTAATTTAGATGTTCATGTTTTCGGACAGATGATAAATGATATTAATACAACAGTAAATGGAATAATAAGAAATTTCTCTTATAATTTAAATGGCGAAGTTTCTTCTACTGCTACTGCTAAACTTAATGTGCTTGCTAATGCTGATTTGCTTAGTCAGGATGTAAAAGTTACTGAACTTAATTTTGATTTAGATAATTTCCTTAATTTTAGATCCAATCTTGATTTAGAAGGTTTAGGATTAAAGGGAGGTTTTGTTAATATATCAACTTTAAGAATAGCTCCTTATGCTATGAAGAATTGGCTTTCTACTAAATTGTCAGAGATTCTTGATAGTTTGCCTTTTGAAGATGATATAAAAATGACTAGTGCTTTAGGATATAATTTGTCATTAGATGATAAATTTGCAACAGTTACAAATTTCAGTACTTTTTATGTAACAGAAAAACAGTACAAACTTCAAGATGTTACTATGAAGGTTGATGCGGATGTTAATTTCGGAGAAAATTTATATGCTGATATTAGAGAATTTAATTTACAAAGTCCTACTAATAAATTGTTAGTACATGTTAATGGTTATTTTACTCCTATTATAAAAAATGCTGACTTGAATTATAATGTAGGATTGGATACAGATAATTTATATTTACCTTTTGGAATTGAAATAGGCGGATTATTCAATGTTAATGGTAATTTGAAAAATAATATAGCAGACGGTGTTTTTAAAACTGATAAGTTCTTTGCTAATATGGATTCTCCAGATAAGATGTCTATAGTATTAAAAGGTCTTACTTCTAATATAGACTATCATTTTGATTTGACTCCTACAGATAATGAAGTTACTGCTACAGCTACAAGATATACTCCTCTTATAGAACAGATTCCGAATGTATTTTTTGAACAATTAAGAGTATATTTAAAAGTTACTCCTTTTATAGATGATAGTATAAGATTAAGAGATTTTTCTTCTTATGTTAAAGTTCAAGGGCATGGACTTACAATACAGGATTTGAAATCATCTATATATATAGGCGGAGAAAAGTTTGATGATAATTTATTTTTAACATCTATCTCAAATAATACAGCACCAAGAAGAGGAGCTATACATTTACCTTGGCTCAATGTTGATTTGGGAAGCTTTAATACAAGTACTATAAAATATGATATGCGTGTTTTAGCAAGTGATATAAACTTTAAATATTTGCTTGCTCCTGAAAATAGAGAAAAGATTAATGATGAAAAATTATTGGTTAATCTTACAGCAGATATTGCCGGAGTTGGTGTAAGTCCTTTGAATAATATAAGACCTACTACATTCTTTGTGGGTATAAGTAAAATGTCCACAGAATTTTCTAAGTTCTTAATAGAGATGATAAGACCTATTAACCCAGGTATATCTACTGTTGAAAATATTGTACAATTCGGTTATGATCCTAATTCGGTAGAGTTTAGTATATCTGCTAATAAAGTATTTACTACATTCTATTTTAGAGATCAAAACTTGGATAAACCTAATCAGCAGAAACAGCAGCTCATAGCATTTGAAGGAGATAAATTCGGACTTGAGCCTATGCCTTTCTCTGATGTTATATCATATTTAGAAGGCGGAAATTAA
- a CDS encoding STAS domain-containing protein: MAIEFNNEYISIVMEANLSAPEEIKTFVEDSDEACNIRMPVVVLDMKNVKEINSAGIAKILKLYKNLQSLKVKLFMINVDDSIKPTIKSLMMFSLIKYFDDPKDFSI, from the coding sequence TTGGCTATAGAATTTAATAATGAATATATATCTATAGTTATGGAAGCTAACCTATCTGCTCCCGAAGAAATAAAAACTTTTGTAGAAGATTCTGATGAAGCATGTAATATAAGAATGCCTGTTGTTGTTCTTGATATGAAAAATGTAAAAGAAATTAACAGTGCAGGAATAGCTAAAATACTTAAACTTTATAAAAACCTACAATCACTTAAAGTTAAACTATTTATGATTAATGTGGATGACTCTATAAAGCCTACTATAAAAAGCTTAATGATGTTCAGTTTAATAAAATATTTTGATGATCCTAAAGATTTTAGTATATAA
- a CDS encoding pyridoxal phosphate-dependent aminotransferase, translating to MYLSRRVQQLKASPIRRLNIYAEEAAKRGIKIHHLNIGQPDIETPRVFFDAIANCDIKTVKYEHSRGTKELISKIQKYYERLGIHYNEDEIIITSGGSEAILLSLIAIFDEGDEMLVSEPYYANYNSFYDILNIKRNVVRTYAEDGFHLPSREIIEKSITKKTKGYLFSNPSNPTGVVSTKRELDDIAYLAKKHDFFIISDEVYREFVYGDRKAISFGSYNDIAENVIIIDSISKRFSACGARIGCIISKNKEFMEAIFKECQARLSVPTLEMIGASALYDLPSDYFEATRNEYDNRRKILFEELTKMDGVFMREPEGAFYVLAQLPVKDAEDFAIWLLKDFNIDNETVMFAPAEGFYATEGLGRNEIRMCYVLNSDDLKKAMRILKEGLIKYKKEVEK from the coding sequence ATGTATCTATCTAGAAGAGTACAGCAGCTTAAAGCTTCTCCTATAAGAAGATTAAATATTTATGCTGAAGAAGCTGCTAAGAGAGGAATAAAAATACATCACCTTAATATAGGTCAGCCTGATATAGAAACACCTAGGGTATTTTTTGATGCTATTGCTAACTGCGATATAAAAACTGTAAAATATGAGCATTCAAGAGGTACTAAAGAACTTATTAGCAAAATTCAGAAATATTATGAAAGATTAGGTATTCATTATAATGAAGATGAAATAATAATAACTAGCGGAGGAAGTGAGGCTATACTTCTTAGTTTAATTGCAATATTTGATGAAGGCGATGAAATGTTAGTGTCAGAACCTTATTATGCTAATTATAATAGTTTTTATGATATACTTAATATTAAAAGAAATGTGGTAAGGACTTATGCAGAAGACGGATTTCATTTACCGAGCCGCGAAATAATAGAAAAAAGCATTACTAAAAAAACTAAGGGATATTTATTTTCAAATCCTTCTAATCCTACAGGAGTTGTATCTACAAAAAGGGAATTGGATGATATAGCATATTTAGCTAAAAAGCATGATTTTTTCATTATAAGTGATGAAGTATATAGAGAGTTTGTTTATGGTGATAGAAAAGCAATAAGTTTTGGTAGTTATAATGACATAGCGGAGAATGTTATTATAATAGATTCTATTTCAAAGAGGTTTTCTGCATGCGGTGCTAGAATAGGTTGTATAATAAGTAAGAATAAGGAATTTATGGAAGCTATTTTTAAAGAATGTCAGGCTAGATTATCAGTTCCTACTCTTGAAATGATAGGTGCATCTGCTTTATATGATTTGCCTTCTGATTATTTTGAGGCTACTAGAAATGAGTATGATAATAGAAGAAAGATTCTTTTTGAAGAACTTACAAAAATGGATGGAGTATTTATGAGAGAACCTGAGGGGGCTTTTTATGTTCTAGCTCAGCTTCCTGTTAAAGATGCTGAAGATTTTGCTATTTGGCTTCTTAAGGATTTCAATATTGATAATGAAACTGTTATGTTTGCTCCTGCTGAAGGTTTTTATGCTACTGAAGGTTTAGGAAGAAATGAGATAAGAATGTGCTATGTACTTAATTCAGATGATCTTAAAAAAGCTATGAGAATTTTGAAAGAAGGTTTGATTAAATACAAAAAAGAAGTAGAAAAGTAA
- a CDS encoding pyridoxal phosphate-dependent aminotransferase, with translation MDISRRIQRLKVSPVRKLNPYAEDAVKRGIKIYHLNVGQPDIETPKIFFEAISKFHEKTLKYEHSRGIKPLINKIQAYYDKLGIHYEEEDIVITSGGSEAISFAMLAIFDEEDEILVSEPLYANYKSFYDLYNIKYNAVRTYAEDGFHLPSREEIEKHITPKTKAFMLANPSNPTGVVYTKKELDDIAYIAKKYDLFIISDEVYREFVYGDRKAISFGTYKDLADHVIIIDSISKRFSACGARVGCLISKNKKLMTAVFRECQARLSLPTLDMVGAAALYDLPDNYFDEALKEYDYRRKIIFEELATMEGVVTHEPEGAFYVLAKLPVKNAENFIIWLLKDFNINNETVMFAPAEGFYATEGLGKNEVRISYALDSEDLKKSMHILREALIKYREIDK, from the coding sequence ATGGATATATCTAGAAGAATTCAGAGATTAAAGGTTTCGCCGGTTAGAAAATTGAATCCTTATGCTGAAGATGCTGTTAAAAGAGGTATAAAAATATATCATCTTAATGTTGGTCAGCCTGATATTGAAACACCAAAAATATTTTTTGAAGCAATTTCTAAATTTCATGAAAAAACGCTTAAATATGAACATTCAAGGGGTATTAAACCTCTTATTAATAAAATTCAAGCATATTATGATAAATTAGGCATTCATTATGAAGAAGAAGATATAGTTATCACTAGTGGAGGTTCTGAGGCAATATCTTTTGCTATGCTTGCTATATTCGATGAAGAAGATGAAATATTAGTATCTGAGCCTTTATATGCTAATTATAAAAGTTTTTATGATCTTTATAATATTAAATATAATGCTGTTAGAACTTATGCAGAGGATGGATTCCATCTTCCTAGCAGAGAAGAAATAGAAAAACATATTACTCCAAAAACAAAAGCATTTATGCTTGCAAATCCTTCAAATCCTACAGGTGTTGTATATACTAAAAAAGAGTTAGATGATATTGCTTATATTGCTAAGAAATATGATTTATTTATTATAAGCGATGAGGTTTATAGAGAATTTGTTTATGGTGATAGAAAAGCAATAAGTTTCGGTACTTATAAAGATTTAGCAGATCATGTTATTATTATAGACTCTATATCAAAAAGATTTTCTGCATGCGGAGCTAGAGTAGGATGTCTTATAAGTAAAAATAAAAAATTAATGACAGCTGTATTCAGAGAATGTCAGGCTAGATTATCACTTCCTACTTTAGATATGGTTGGAGCTGCTGCTTTATATGATTTACCAGACAACTATTTTGATGAAGCTTTAAAAGAATATGATTATAGAAGAAAAATTATATTTGAAGAACTTGCTACTATGGAAGGAGTAGTTACTCATGAACCTGAGGGAGCTTTCTATGTTCTTGCTAAACTTCCTGTTAAAAATGCAGAAAACTTTATCATATGGCTTTTAAAAGATTTCAATATAAATAATGAAACAGTTATGTTCGCACCCGCGGAAGGTTTCTACGCCACTGAAGGATTAGGAAAAAATGAGGTTAGAATTTCATATGCTTTAGATTCTGAAGATTTGAAAAAATCAATGCATATACTTAGAGAGGCCTTAATTAAATATAGGGAAATAGATAAATAA
- a CDS encoding PEGA domain-containing protein, with protein MHIKKIVTIIIAAILLYIPLYPFGGKPIPIEKVKPYYTIKDTAKIDVFIYTNLGNNTNYNYLCFAIADAVASQIEYNKTLRLQSETNYTITPVNFERAYNYKVFQFTNITYTSRTEGTNIIISTNYEYTTYTNWGNVRSNVQLITPQTEGFFLETNEMLFDYNGTNVILRGTNDFIQKVDIGRNYYEYFGDDIKKYVFTRNSDIAIFGTVEYNRPNISVVTYIAYIKERKITSYSITIPEAKIDEQIPNYALEIANRISYLDKTGVIAIDVSPEDAFVYVDDVFIGKSGQTLYVPALTTNSHRFTIKKEAYDTIDTMLSFEKPNENIMLNFKLKELSKSARVQINIPGEEESSVVINGVKETPTNVINRYFGFGTYSLKITNKNYLDYYGTFTVNSTNSLILTPNMKKFKEPTLADKIFKNYERNTKIFLGLTIASAIFTVGTYIYANEVLDSAVVNHYNQYKDLAPSDRPPLNLNNYNTAVNVYIAGMVLTGAFALTAGVYYMLWINENNFAVEELSFNAGYSGVNLMYSWRW; from the coding sequence ATGCATATAAAAAAAATTGTAACAATAATAATAGCAGCTATTTTATTATATATTCCGTTATATCCTTTTGGCGGAAAGCCTATTCCAATAGAAAAAGTTAAACCTTATTATACTATTAAGGATACTGCTAAAATAGATGTATTTATATATACAAATTTAGGTAATAATACAAATTACAATTATTTATGTTTTGCAATAGCAGATGCAGTTGCTAGTCAGATAGAATATAACAAAACCTTGAGACTTCAATCAGAAACAAATTATACAATAACACCTGTAAATTTTGAAAGAGCATATAATTATAAAGTATTTCAATTTACTAATATAACATACACAAGCAGAACTGAAGGAACTAATATAATAATATCAACAAATTATGAATATACAACTTATACTAATTGGGGAAATGTAAGGAGTAATGTTCAGTTAATTACACCTCAAACAGAAGGTTTTTTCCTAGAAACAAATGAAATGTTATTTGATTATAATGGAACTAATGTAATATTAAGAGGTACTAATGATTTTATTCAAAAAGTTGATATAGGAAGAAATTATTATGAATATTTCGGAGATGATATAAAAAAATATGTATTCACTAGAAATTCGGATATTGCTATATTTGGAACTGTAGAATATAACAGACCTAATATAAGTGTAGTAACATATATAGCATATATAAAAGAAAGAAAAATAACTTCATATTCTATAACAATACCGGAAGCAAAAATTGATGAGCAAATACCAAATTATGCATTAGAGATAGCTAATAGAATAAGTTATTTGGATAAAACAGGCGTCATAGCAATAGATGTTTCTCCAGAAGATGCATTTGTTTATGTAGATGATGTATTTATAGGTAAAAGCGGACAAACTCTATATGTACCAGCATTAACAACGAATAGCCATAGATTTACAATAAAAAAAGAGGCTTATGACACTATAGATACTATGCTTTCCTTTGAAAAACCAAATGAAAATATAATGCTTAATTTTAAATTAAAAGAATTAAGTAAAAGTGCCAGAGTACAGATTAATATACCAGGTGAAGAAGAAAGCTCTGTTGTAATCAATGGAGTAAAAGAAACACCTACAAATGTAATAAATAGATATTTTGGATTTGGTACATATTCTTTAAAAATAACAAATAAAAATTATTTAGATTATTATGGTACTTTTACAGTAAACAGCACTAATTCTTTAATTCTTACACCTAATATGAAGAAATTTAAAGAACCAACATTAGCCGATAAAATATTTAAAAATTATGAAAGAAACACAAAAATATTTTTAGGATTAACTATAGCAAGTGCAATATTTACAGTAGGAACTTATATATATGCAAATGAAGTATTAGATTCAGCAGTAGTTAATCACTATAATCAATATAAAGATCTTGCCCCTAGCGACAGACCTCCTTTAAATCTAAATAATTATAATACAGCGGTAAACGTATATATAGCTGGAATGGTTCTAACAGGAGCATTCGCTTTAACTGCAGGCGTATATTATATGCTTTGGATAAATGAAAATAATTTTGCTGTTGAAGAGCTTTCATTTAATGCAGGATACAGCGGAGTTAATCTGATGTACTCATGGCGGTGGTAG
- a CDS encoding adenylate kinase, with product MLNIIFIGAPGVGKGTQSALIEKDYSISHIATGDMLRENIANGTELGKTAKSYMDKGELVPDSLVIDMLKDRIKKDDCKNGFMLDGFPRTIEQAKELSNILESLNYKISAVIDIFASEEIIIDRLLKRGRADDNEETIKNRLKVFENQSKPVLDYYSDKAKIIKIESIGTPEEVYAKIKKELDVL from the coding sequence ATGCTTAATATAATTTTTATAGGAGCTCCCGGAGTTGGAAAGGGAACTCAATCTGCTTTAATTGAAAAAGATTATTCTATATCACATATTGCTACAGGTGATATGTTAAGAGAAAACATTGCTAATGGTACTGAGCTTGGAAAAACAGCTAAATCATATATGGACAAAGGTGAATTGGTACCTGACAGCTTGGTTATTGATATGCTTAAAGACAGAATAAAAAAAGATGACTGTAAAAATGGTTTTATGCTTGATGGTTTCCCTAGAACTATAGAACAGGCTAAAGAATTATCAAATATATTAGAAAGTCTTAATTATAAAATAAGTGCGGTTATAGATATATTTGCTTCAGAAGAAATAATAATAGACAGATTATTAAAAAGAGGACGTGCTGATGATAATGAAGAAACAATCAAAAACAGATTAAAAGTATTTGAAAATCAAAGCAAGCCTGTATTAGATTATTATAGCGACAAAGCAAAAATAATAAAAATAGAGAGTATCGGAACTCCTGAAGAAGTATATGCTAAAATAAAAAAAGAGTTAGATGTATTATAA
- the nusB gene encoding transcription antitermination factor NusB: MSEEKDINNNNETENTDAVPRKAVKKKMIIKSKNKENIKDLDLSSYGARRQARIYAVMSLYSYEINDRKETINEILSFDYDKKIPENISEFTRTLVEGTINNLERIDNLIEKYSNNWDIKRIQYVDKSIIRMSIYSLIFLKDIPKSVVIDEAVEISKIFSDKDSYKFVNGILDGIQEKDIQ, encoded by the coding sequence ATGTCTGAAGAAAAAGATATAAATAATAACAATGAAACTGAAAATACTGATGCTGTACCTAGAAAAGCTGTTAAGAAAAAAATGATAATAAAGTCTAAAAATAAAGAAAATATCAAAGACTTAGATTTATCATCTTATGGAGCAAGAAGACAGGCCAGAATATATGCCGTTATGTCTTTATATTCATATGAGATTAATGATAGAAAAGAAACAATTAATGAAATTCTCAGCTTTGATTATGACAAAAAAATACCTGAAAATATATCTGAATTCACTAGAACTCTAGTAGAAGGAACTATAAATAATTTAGAAAGAATAGATAATTTAATAGAAAAATATTCTAATAATTGGGATATAAAAAGGATACAATATGTAGATAAATCAATTATTAGAATGTCAATATATTCGCTAATATTTTTGAAAGATATACCAAAATCTGTAGTTATAGATGAAGCAGTAGAAATTTCAAAAATTTTTAGTGATAAAGATTCTTATAAATTTGTAAATGGGATTTTAGATGGTATACAAGAAAAAGACATACAATAA
- a CDS encoding tetratricopeptide repeat protein, protein MVYKKKTYNKRLAKYKNIQMIVFILSVGALGLIAIISLNVAIIQGKVKLNSQIVDDYTLAKEYYNNKDYNKAKSILKKEIRNTIDPKKEYEANILLGKIYNETKDYDNAIKVFNTMTNSLYLDEQLKHNLAISYLKKEMYDEALVSLETSLSINSNYIPSLLTLGRFYMERDLPRLAKGYYERVLTLEENDEALFYVGLIALNEGFQSVAYDTLTKLVRRSKGEYADKAATILGDIYVISGDTDSAIEMYLKSLVNSDTKPDSIKRLVKIYEQVEDYDGIKKVYEQILEQNPNDVDTILALGELYEKENAYDRAIKYYLKLVKMKDYTNTYGATGLLANAYYKGSMLKEAEANYKKIIMANNKDDLYKTALERLGDITYRQKDFMPSLRYYQEIYKLETNNTIFMPRLGELELYYGNSDKGIKLLKESIAEDVGNAFPSRTLAIYYESIGNNNEALNYYNYTLSKYPKDRESIYRAGMLYYKTKNYEKSKESLLIAANDENNTTLVRENAWITLATMMEEIRSYNDASSYYRQLVEMSPSVENYMLYGAFSYRRLQYNEAIYAYNEALNLATTKKDMFDINLVLGKCYYRMNELDNAEESYRNALSYNSGDSQAKDGLRQVLTKKELMYNN, encoded by the coding sequence ATGGTATACAAGAAAAAGACATACAATAAAAGATTGGCCAAATATAAAAACATACAAATGATAGTTTTTATATTATCTGTAGGCGCATTAGGTTTAATAGCTATAATATCATTGAATGTAGCAATAATACAGGGAAAGGTAAAATTAAATTCCCAAATTGTAGATGATTATACATTGGCTAAAGAATATTATAATAACAAAGATTATAATAAAGCTAAATCTATATTGAAAAAAGAAATAAGAAATACCATAGATCCTAAAAAAGAATATGAAGCTAATATACTTCTAGGAAAAATATACAATGAAACAAAAGATTATGATAATGCAATAAAAGTTTTTAATACTATGACAAATTCATTGTATCTAGATGAACAGTTAAAACATAATTTAGCTATATCATATCTAAAAAAAGAAATGTATGATGAAGCTTTAGTATCATTAGAAACTTCATTATCAATAAACAGCAATTATATACCTAGCCTTCTAACATTGGGAAGATTTTATATGGAAAGAGATTTGCCTAGATTGGCTAAGGGATATTATGAAAGAGTTTTAACTTTAGAAGAAAATGATGAAGCTTTATTTTATGTTGGATTAATAGCACTTAATGAAGGTTTCCAAAGTGTAGCTTATGATACTTTAACTAAATTAGTAAGAAGAAGCAAAGGAGAATATGCTGATAAAGCTGCTACAATATTGGGAGATATATATGTAATCTCAGGAGATACAGACAGTGCTATAGAGATGTATTTGAAAAGTTTAGTTAATTCGGATACAAAACCTGACTCTATAAAAAGACTTGTAAAAATATATGAGCAGGTTGAAGATTATGATGGTATAAAAAAAGTATATGAGCAAATATTAGAGCAAAATCCTAATGATGTTGATACAATACTTGCATTAGGTGAATTATATGAAAAAGAAAATGCTTATGACAGAGCAATAAAATATTATCTAAAATTGGTAAAAATGAAAGATTATACCAATACTTATGGTGCTACAGGTTTGCTTGCTAATGCATACTACAAAGGAAGTATGTTAAAAGAAGCTGAAGCAAATTATAAAAAAATAATTATGGCTAACAATAAAGATGATTTATACAAAACAGCTTTAGAAAGACTTGGAGATATAACATACAGACAAAAAGATTTTATGCCTTCTTTGAGATACTATCAGGAAATATACAAGCTAGAAACTAATAATACTATATTCATGCCTAGACTTGGAGAATTGGAATTATACTATGGAAATTCAGACAAAGGAATAAAATTATTAAAGGAATCCATTGCTGAAGATGTAGGAAATGCCTTCCCTAGCAGAACATTAGCTATTTATTATGAGAGTATAGGTAATAATAATGAGGCATTAAATTATTATAATTATACACTTTCAAAATATCCTAAAGATAGAGAAAGTATATACAGAGCAGGAATGCTTTATTACAAAACAAAAAATTATGAAAAATCAAAAGAGTCTTTGCTTATAGCAGCTAATGATGAAAATAATACCACATTAGTAAGGGAAAATGCTTGGATAACATTAGCTACAATGATGGAAGAAATACGTTCTTATAATGATGCTTCTTCTTATTACAGACAATTAGTAGAAATGTCGCCTAGTGTTGAAAATTACATGCTTTATGGAGCATTCTCTTATAGAAGACTTCAATATAATGAGGCTATATATGCTTATAATGAAGCTTTAAATTTGGCAACAACAAAAAAAGATATGTTTGATATTAATTTAGTTTTAGGCAAATGCTACTACAGAATGAATGAACTTGATAATGCTGAAGAAAGTTATAGAAACGCTTTAAGCTACAACAGCGGTGATTCTCAGGCAAAAGATGGTTTAAGACAGGTGCTTACAAAGAAAGAGCTTATGTATAATAATTAA